A section of the Hypomesus transpacificus isolate Combined female chromosome 1, fHypTra1, whole genome shotgun sequence genome encodes:
- the ids gene encoding iduronate 2-sulfatase, translating to MLLFFHTWLCALSFLICAPAFDAKDKLNVLFIMADDMRPTLGCYGDPIVKSPNIDQLASKSKVFLQAYAQQAVCGPSRTSMLTSRRPDTTRLYDFNSYWRVHAGNYTTLPQYFKSRGYTTMSVGKVFHPGIVSNHTDDYPYSWSVPPYHPASFAYEKEKMCRGRDGKLHENLLCAVNVSQMPLATLPDLESTKEATRLLGAAARAGDAFFLAVGFHKPHIPFRIPQEYLSLYPLEKMSLAPDPDVPPGLPSVAYNPWMDLRRREDVRGLNTSFPYGPIPQDFQLKIRQHYFAAVSYIDTQVGRLLSALDELGLADQTLVVFSSDHGWSLGEHGEWAKYSNFEVATRVPLMFYVPDLTTEFGWTEAGKNFPFIDVFNQSEVFKAGSVVRNVVELVDVFPTVSYLAGLRAPHPCPDVSFKVQLCTEGSNLAYNFGRRERGRDSEAIAFSQYPRPSNTPQVNSDLPDLKDIRVMGYSMRSWDYHYTLWVTFDPASFQANMSDIHAGELYMLEDDPFEDNNLYNATHHATLLRKMSYFHPHPHQPDWRSNLRQQLLYITAEMKAGMTSL from the exons ATGTTACTATTTTTCCATACCTGGCTTTGCGCTTTAAGTTTTCTTATCTGTGCACCTGCGTTTGATGCTAAAG ACAAactcaatgttttatttattatggCGGACGATATGAGGCCAACTTTGGGGTGTTACGGAGACCCAATTGTGAAGTCGCCAAATATTGATCAACTTGCTTCCAAAAGCAAAGTTTTTCTCCAAGCATACGCACAG CAAGCAGTGTGTGGACCAAGTCGGACGTCAATGTTGACCAGTCGCAGACCAGACACAACGAGATTGTATGACTTTAATTCTTATTGGAGAGTCCACGCGGGAAACTACACAACTCTGCCTCAGTACTTCAAATCACGGGGATACACCACCATGTCGGTTGGCAAGGTTTTTCACCCTG GAATAGTCTCCAACCACACAGATGATTACCCCTACAGCTGGTCTGTACCCCCCTATCATCCCGCCTCTTTCGCCTACGAAAAGGAGAAG ATGTGCAGGGGCAGGGATGGCAAGCTGCACGAGAACCTGCTGTGCGCTGTGAACGTGAGCCAGATGCCCCTGGCCACCCTGCCAGACCTGGAGAGCACGAAGGAAGCCACCAGGCTGCTGGGGGCTGCCGCCCGGGCCGGCGACGCCTTCTTCCTGGCAGTGGGCTTCCACAAACCCCACATCCCCTTCAGGATACCTCAG GAGTACCTAAGCCTGTATCCCCTGGAGAAGATGAGCCTGGCCCCAGACCCAGACGTGCCGCCGGGCCTCCCCAGCGTGGCCTATAACCCCTGGATggacctgaggaggagagaggatgtccGGGGCCTTAACACCAGCTTCCCCTACGGACCCATCCCCCAAGACTTCCAG ctGAAGATTCGGCAGCATTACTTTGCAGCCGTGTCATATATCGACACCCAGGTGGGCCGCCTGCTGAGCGCCCTCGATGAGCTGGGTTTGGCTGATCAGACCCTGGTGGTCTTCAGCTCCGACCACG GCTGGTCTCTTGGTGAACACGGGGAGTGGGCCAAGTACAGCAACTTTGAAGTAGCCACACGCGTTCCTCTGATGTTCTACGTACCCGACTTGACGACAGAGTTTGGTTGGACAGAAGCAGGAAAGAACTTCCCCTTCATAGACGTCTTCAACCAATCGGAGGTCTTCAAAG CGGGGAGTGTGGTGAGGAATGTGGTGGAGCTGGTGGATGTGTTCCCCACGGTGTCCTACCTGGCTGGGCTGCGAGCACCTCACCCCTGCCCTGACGTCTCCTTCAAGGTCCAGCTGTGCACCGAGGGGAGCAACCTGGCTTACAACTTTGGCCggcgagaaagagggagggactcAGAAGCCATCGCCTTCAGCCAGTACCCCCGCCCCTCCAACACGCCCCAG GTGAACTCCGACCTTCCAGACCTGAAAGACATCCGGGTCATGGGCTACTCCATGCGCTCCTGGGATTATCACTACACCCTAtgggtgacctttgaccccgccTCCTTCCAGGCCAACATGTCTGACATACACGCCGGCGAGCTATACATGCTGGAGGACGACCCCTTTGAAGACAACAACCTGTACAACGCCACGCATCACGCCACGCTGCTGAGGAAGATGAGCTACttccatcctcatcctcatcagcCTGACTGGCGTTCAAATCTTCGACAGCAGCTCCTCTACATCACCGCAGAGATGAAAGCCGGCATGACATCACTGTAG
- the lygl1 gene encoding lysozyme g-like 1 has product MASLFGDIMKVETSGASEKTAKQDKLSVKGVEASHKMAEIDMKRMNQYKSMVQTVGLSKSLDPAIIAGIMSRESRAGAALDNGWGDHGNGFGLMQVDKRFHKLVGEWDSKEHVNQATGILVDFINKIQKKFPKWPKEHQLKGGISAYNAGDKNVQTYERMDVGTTGDDYSNDVVARSQWFKTQGF; this is encoded by the exons ATGG CGAGTCTTTTTGGCGACATCATGAAAGTGGAAACCAGTGGTGCTTCAGAGAAAACGGCCAAACAAGACAAGCTGTCtgtcaaag GGGTGGAGGCATCCCACAAGATGGCGGAAATTGATATGAAGAGAATGAACCAGTACAAGAGCATGGTGCAAACGGTGGGCCTTTCAAAAAGCCTGGATCCGGCCATCATAGCAGGAATCATGTCCAGGGAGTCCCGAGCCGGTGCTGCTCTGGACAACGGCTGGGGAGACCATGGCAACGGCTTTGGTCTTATGCAA GTCGACAAGCGTTTCCATAAGCTAGTTGGCGAGTGGGACAGCAAGGAGCATGTGAACCAGGCAACAGGGATTCTTGTTGATTTTATCAACAAAATCCAGAAGAAGTTCCCTAAATGGCCAAAGGAACACCAGCTCAAAG GGGGAATATCAGCCTACAATGCAGGGGACAAAAATGTCCAAACCTATGAGCGTATGGATGTGGGCACCACCGGGGATGACTATTCCAATGACGTGGTGGCTCGGTCACAGTGGTTCAAAACTCAGGGCTTCTAA